A part of Halobacillus shinanisalinarum genomic DNA contains:
- a CDS encoding DinB family protein, with the protein MDVKTLLLQQWASCLDEQDWFPPLEKVLENITFEQAIWKPADGAMNSIWELVCHLLFYEKRFLMRFLGETANEPQAENNKSTFRLPTETLENWKETKQEYFYVHRELGKILAKSEHEDLYRQIPGEDNSLVLELKSLAMHDAYHIGQIVFLSKMQGAWAGKRSF; encoded by the coding sequence ATGGATGTAAAGACACTTTTGTTACAACAATGGGCAAGCTGCTTAGATGAACAAGACTGGTTTCCACCACTTGAAAAAGTGCTAGAGAATATCACTTTTGAACAGGCAATTTGGAAACCAGCTGATGGGGCAATGAATTCCATTTGGGAATTAGTTTGTCATTTACTTTTCTATGAAAAAAGATTTCTGATGCGATTTCTTGGTGAAACAGCGAATGAACCCCAGGCAGAAAATAATAAATCTACATTTCGATTACCAACTGAGACGTTAGAAAATTGGAAGGAAACAAAACAAGAATACTTTTATGTTCATCGTGAACTTGGAAAAATACTAGCAAAATCAGAACATGAAGATTTGTATAGACAGATCCCAGGAGAAGATAATTCATTAGTGCTTGAACTGAAGAGTTTAGCAATGCACGACGCATATCATATTGGACAAATTGTATTCCTAAGTAAAATGCAAGGAGCTTGGGCAGGGAAACGAAGCTTTTAA
- a CDS encoding ferritin family protein, whose translation MSYEGSFRKRVDRKLDQIIEGREDFDFFTCSAGLRYPPLKVQEEDKKQARILLDLYAGAISEFTAVNSFRYQFLVSEDESPIFSRLLECVTLNEEFHVRTLARLIDELGGNPKYFDSNKTFWDGSLAIYGTNVKDRLQGNIDAEKAIIQLYEDTVDQLTDPFVIDLVERLGLDDVFHLQLFQEALRRFKQD comes from the coding sequence ATGTCTTATGAAGGGTCTTTTAGAAAACGTGTGGATCGAAAATTAGACCAAATTATTGAGGGACGAGAGGATTTCGATTTTTTTACGTGCTCAGCTGGTTTACGCTACCCTCCCCTAAAGGTACAAGAGGAGGATAAGAAACAAGCTAGAATTTTACTTGATCTCTATGCAGGTGCGATCAGTGAATTTACCGCGGTCAATTCGTTTCGTTATCAATTTCTTGTATCAGAGGATGAAAGTCCAATCTTTAGTCGATTACTTGAATGTGTTACGTTAAATGAAGAATTTCATGTTCGAACGTTAGCAAGATTGATTGATGAACTGGGTGGCAACCCAAAATACTTTGATTCAAATAAAACATTCTGGGACGGATCTCTGGCTATTTACGGGACGAATGTGAAAGACCGGCTTCAAGGTAATATTGATGCGGAAAAAGCCATTATTCAGCTATATGAAGATACAGTTGACCAACTGACTGATCCCTTTGTCATAGACTTAGTGGAACGATTAGGCCTGGATGATGTCTTCCATCTACAACTTTTTCAGGAAGCATTACGCCGGTTCAAGCAAGACTAA
- a CDS encoding YjcZ family sporulation protein gives MGFGCGGFGGYGGYGYKKGGNDFALIVVLFILLIIVGAAMFDDKKFC, from the coding sequence ATGGGCTTTGGATGTGGTGGTTTTGGCGGCTACGGCGGCTATGGTTATAAAAAAGGCGGTAATGACTTTGCGCTAATCGTTGTACTGTTTATCTTGCTTATCATTGTTGGCGCAGCAATGTTTGACGACAAAAAGTTCTGTTAA
- a CDS encoding DUF4372 domain-containing protein, which translates to MKLVKVVDEKKFLKIINVADIDRYVKKLTAHKFLQLFIIAQLNELDRLKRLSTIKNRFMQR; encoded by the coding sequence ATCAAACTCGTAAAAGTCGTAGATGAAAAGAAATTCTTAAAGATTATTAACGTGGCAGATATTGACCGGTACGTTAAAAAGTTAACAGCTCATAAGTTTCTTCAGTTATTTATCATTGCCCAGTTGAATGAACTGGATAGGCTAAAAAGGCTCTCGACAATTAAGAATAGATTTATGCAACGCTAA
- a CDS encoding carbohydrate kinase, with protein sequence MVKDQQILALIRENPFISQQELSKKLGLSRSAVAGYISTLTKKGEIVGRAYIVKEESRITCIGGANIDRKSQTMKPIQYGTSNPASVKQSSGGISRNVAENLGRLGCEASLITLIGDDQEGKWLLEETKRYGVDVSQCLAMNKEKTGSYTSIFSDTGEMILAVADMQIYDEFSIEFMEARWSHIASSHIIFADSNLPEDSLDYLIGRCEKEQLTLCVNPVSAPKARRLPSNLHGVDLLIANRDEASAVSGTEIVTVEDCKQASELITQRGVNQVMITMGKQGVLWTAHDGRQEHLLPLQTDILDSTGVEESLVSGILFGLSHGDSFEQAVRLGMAASAITWQTSETNADLTADQLYSLVEKCFE encoded by the coding sequence ATGGTCAAGGATCAGCAAATTTTGGCTTTAATTAGAGAAAATCCATTTATTTCTCAGCAAGAATTATCAAAAAAACTTGGCCTTTCCAGATCAGCGGTGGCCGGATATATATCCACTTTAACGAAAAAAGGGGAAATCGTTGGCCGCGCATACATAGTAAAAGAAGAATCACGCATCACTTGTATTGGTGGAGCAAATATAGATCGGAAGTCACAAACGATGAAGCCGATCCAATATGGCACTTCCAACCCTGCATCCGTTAAACAGTCCAGCGGAGGGATATCCCGGAATGTGGCAGAGAATCTGGGCAGGCTAGGATGCGAAGCCTCATTAATTACTCTAATCGGTGATGACCAGGAAGGAAAATGGCTGTTGGAGGAAACTAAGCGCTACGGAGTAGATGTGAGCCAATGCTTGGCAATGAACAAGGAAAAGACGGGAAGTTATACATCTATTTTTAGTGATACGGGTGAGATGATCCTGGCTGTAGCTGATATGCAAATTTATGACGAGTTCAGCATTGAATTCATGGAAGCACGTTGGTCGCATATAGCATCATCTCATATCATATTCGCCGATTCTAATCTGCCAGAAGACTCCCTGGATTATCTCATTGGAAGGTGTGAAAAAGAGCAGCTAACCTTATGTGTTAACCCTGTTTCAGCACCAAAAGCGAGAAGGCTCCCATCTAATTTACATGGTGTAGATCTACTGATTGCGAATCGTGATGAAGCGTCGGCAGTGTCGGGAACGGAGATTGTAACAGTTGAAGACTGCAAACAAGCATCCGAGCTAATCACACAAAGAGGTGTAAATCAGGTTATGATCACAATGGGCAAACAGGGAGTATTGTGGACAGCTCATGATGGAAGACAGGAGCATCTTCTTCCATTACAGACTGATATTCTAGATAGCACAGGAGTAGAGGAATCCTTAGTAAGCGGCATTTTATTCGGCTTGAGTCATGGTGATTCTTTTGAACAGGCTGTACGTTTGGGGATGGCAGCGTCAGCTATCACATGGCAAACATCGGAGACAAATGCTGATTTGACAGCAGATCAACTTTATTCACTTGTTGAGAAATGTTTTGAATAA